The sequence below is a genomic window from Lolium perenne isolate Kyuss_39 chromosome 4, Kyuss_2.0, whole genome shotgun sequence.
GCCACTATAGCTTGGATTGATCGACACTTCCAAGGGGTATCACAGGTGATTTTTTTACATATTATGGAGCCATCTCTGAAACAATATGGCAGTTCATATACTTGGTAAGGGCACAACGGCAAGAATCAAGCACTAGATTTTCTTAACAAGAATAGATAGAGGAGGAGAGGGGCATCACCGGGCTGTTGCAGGTTGTTGTGGTCGTCGGCCGTAGCAAGATCAAGTCGTGGTGGGCAGCTGCAGCTCGGGGATGTCGCCGGCGACCAGCAGCTCGGGGAGGTGGTCGCTGAGGTCACCGGTGGAGAAGGGTTGGTCTTCCGGCCACATCCCGCGTCCTCGCCACGTCCCTGTAACCGTGGTCGTGGCTTCCGCGCGGACGGACGCAGGCAGGCGAATTCGACGGGGCGCCGCGGTTGTGCGATCTGGATCCGCCCTCGGTGAACGCGCGAGGCCTGGATCCGCCATCCTTGCCGTCATCGTCGACGCCGGGCTAGCGGAGGAGGACCTGCGGTGGCCGGCCTAGCCTGGGGACGCCCAAGATCGTCTTCTGCgaccagatctccggtgagcacgcggcgaaaggggggcgggggAAAGGAGAGGATCCTGAGGACGGGGAGAAGGGGATTTGGCGGCCCGGCGGTAAAAACTTGGCGGCGGCGAGGCGGTGTGGGGAAGGGGATGTGACGGCGGTGAGGCGGGCTCGGTGtgtggccgccgccgccacgtctGGGTGTGGAGTTGGGTctgagggatgtagctagggttGTGTGTGTGGCGACTCTGGCGACAAGAGCAGCCTGGGTGGCACCCGTTACCCCCGGCACCTTCGGTGCGGGGTCGCCAAGGAAAGGCCCGCTACCCCCGGCGGTATTGGGCCGAAATCGCCGGCAGTAAGTCCAGGCCGGACAGTGGCCCCGCAGCCCATTATAGCGCTAGCATCTTTAAATcgaactcgccggcggtaacgcATGTACCCCCGGCATTTTCTTTTCGACCTCGCCGGCGGTAGTGTTAGGCCCCCCTGGAATCTATTACCGCTGGCATCTTCAACTCGTatttgccggcggtaaggagtgcggctataagctaTTCCCTAGTAGTGGATCATCTATCACCAATGCTTTTTAGCATTGTGGTAGATATGTTGGCTATCCTAATTAACAAAGAATATTTTCTTCAATTTAGCTAGTTTAAGGTAGTTGCAAGAGCATTTTCTTCTTGGATGAAAGTGGTTAGATGACAGAAAAAGATATTGTTGATTCTTTAATTTACCAGGGGCATACATGCTGCCTATATTTTAGGAACCTTGCCTTATAATGCTTAGTTTTTGCGCACTGTCTTTGGTCATCACTTGATGATTGACATGAAATAGTTACCAATATGGCAAATGACATACTATCAATAGTCAGTGATGTGTTTGGATTGGATCTAAAGATGCCTTACAAGCGTTAGCATGTATTATGTTGCCTTTGACTCTAAACTATAGTTCCGATTtccctcgcaaaaaaaaaaaaactatagtTCTGATCGAAAAACTGATGTTGTTGTGTCATTCTTACATGGGATAGATTATCTAAGTGAAACTAGTAGGGGAATACACGATGTAtcttttctttttagcattagacTGCACAACGCTTAACCTTTTATTGTCCAATGGTGAGAGTCACATGGTGTGCTACATATTGTACTTTTAATATTAACCAACCTTGAAGCATGTATTTTCTTTGGTTCTCGGTTACATGGGGGTGGCAAGTCTCTTCTTTCTCTTATTTTTTTAGGGAACCACATCACTTGTTTAGATGTTTTTATCTCAACTATTTGGGTTTGACGAAAAGGAAGTGGTATGCTTTTCTAGATGTTGCTCTTCTGTATCAATTGGTTGTGCTCATGGTATATCCTATAACATACTCAACACTAGAAAAAATGAAAATAGGCCCAAAAGTCTGAAGTAATTGACCGGGGAGTTTTTGTCCTTATTCAGACAACATGCATCACATAAGTTTCTTAGGCCACAATATTGATGTGTTATGTCACAAATCTATACACCTTTTATTAATCAAAACCCCGACTAAGAAGTATTAATGACGTTCTTCCACAACATGTAGCCTGTCCACATCACCACATAATTAATAATAGCCATTTGATCATGATTTTCAACTATATTTGTCCATCTATGGTTATTGCCTGCATTCTTCACCGTTCACATGTGGCCAAATTCAATAATCGCAATTTAGATGTATTTGAATATTTTGTTTTCCCTATTACCAAATACATTTTACACCATTTTATTGTATATTGGCTATATGTTTCTACAACAAAATTATTGAAAATTACCACTGCAACGACGCGGTGTATTCTTCTAGTTTATTTTGTTGATTAGCCCCAATAATTTGTTTGTGTGTGGTCTCTTGCCGTTTTTGTTAGTCTTATTTTTCTTCGAACTGTGTGTTAGTAATAAATTTAGTCTATGTATATCGTGGTGTACACGCCAAAGCAAATAAAATCTtttattttccaaaaaaaatgacATAAAACATGAACAGAACTGAGCCGGTCCTGGACAAGACAACAACGCATCAACCATCATGAGGTTGTACCAGCATTTTAGCAGCACTTGCTCTTGCTAATTAAGACACTTTTCAGAGATATATATTGATAATGTTTTATGTGCGTGAAAATGCAGATTTGTTTTCTGAGTGGTATATGTGTTTTTGTAGCAACATCCTTGAAATAATGTGAGCAACATCCTTAGGCAGCATATAAGTTTGACTGGAAATACTTAAATTTGAAGTTTCAGCCATCAAAATGTATATTCCCTTCAACCTCCACAAACCAACCTTCCACCCAACAAACCCATATCACACTGTACAAACCCTCCTAACACGTCGCAACGATGCAATGCACCAACTTAAAGAAGACACGCATGCACAGCAACCATGCCGACGCCAAGACCCTTCCTTCCCCTGCTCCTCCTCATCACCAGCTTCGTCGCCAATGCCGGCGCCGACGCCACAGCATGGCAGCTGGAGCCCGCCCAGCCGACGCCCCCCGCCGCGCTGGCCGGCGAGTGGCGGCTCCTCCACGCCAACATCGGCGTCTCGGCCATGCACATGCAGCTGCTCCCGGAGGACTTCGTCCTCATGTTCGACCGCACCGACTCCGGCCCCTCCAACATCTCCCTCTCCGACCCGGGGCCGTGCGCCGCCGCGGCTGCCGTGCCAAACGCAACCGCCGCCCCCGCCGACTGCACTGCGCActcggtgctcctcgacctccggtcCAACGCGCTGCACCCGTACCCGCTCGCCACCAACCCCTGGTGCTCCTCCGCCGCGCTGCTCCCCAACGGCACGCTCCTCCAGACCGGCGGCTTCTCCAACGGCGACCGCATCGCGCGCCTCTTCTCCCCGACGTCCGGCTGGGTTGACCTCCCGGACTTCCTGGCCGCCCGCCGGTGGTACGCCACTGACATCCTCCTCGCCGACGGGCGCGTCCTCATCCTCGGCGGCCGGCGCCAGTTCAACTTCGAGTTCTTCCCGCACGACGTCGATGCCACGCCGCCGTTGACCTTCTTCCCGTTCTTGGATGAGACCACGGAGGTGGACGCCGAGAACAACCTCTACccgttcctccacctcctcccagACGGCACCGTCTTCGCCTTCGCCAACGACCGTGCCGTCGTCTTCGACCCGTACAACCGCGCCCCGCTACGCCGCCTCCCCACGATCCCTGGCGGCGTGCCGAGGAACTACCCGTCCTCCGGTTCATCCGTCCTGCTCCCGCTCCGCCCAGAGTACCCGACCCACGCCGAGGTGCTCGTCTGCGGCGGCGCGCCGCGCGGCTCATACCAGCTCGCGCTCCGGAACGGCACGTTCCTGCCGGCCGAACGGACATGCGGCCGCATCGCGCCGACGGATGCAAACCCGGTGTGGGCTATGGAGGAGATGCCGCTGCCACGGATCATGGGCGACATGGTGCTGCTCCCGACGGGCGACGTGCTCATCGTGAACGGCGCCGCGGCGGGGACGGCGGGGTGGGAGCTCGGGCGGGAGCCGGTGATGTACCCGGTGCTGTACAGGCCGGACACGCAGATCGGCTCGCGGTTCGAGGTGCTCGCCGCCTCCACCGTCCCGAGGATGTACCACTCGTCGGCGACGCTGGACACGTACGGCCGGGTGCTCGTCGGCGGGAGCAACCCGCACATCGGGTACGTGTTCTCCAACGTGACGTACCCGACGGAGCTGAGCCTGGAGGCGTTCCTGCCCCCTTACCTGGACGCGCGGCTAGACGCCGTGCGGCCGCGGGTGCTGGCCGCGCCTGCGGAGGTCGGGTACGGGGAGACGACGGCCGTGCGGTTCGAGGTGCCCGGCGGCGCGCTGGCGGGAGGGGGACCCGAGGATCAGGTGGTGCGCGTGACCGCGGTGGCGCCGGCGTTCGCGACGCACTCGTTCGGGATGAACCAGAGAGTAGTGGGGCTGTCCGTGGCGAGGGTGTCGCAGCTGGACATCGGGGTGTacgaggtggaggtggcggcgccgccgtcgcccgggGTGGCGCCGCCGGGGTACTACCTCTGGTTCGTGGTGCACGCCGGCGTGCCAAGCAGCGCGGCGTGGGTGCGCTTGCGACCGCTCGGTGCAGCGACATGAAGAAAGATATCTATGTGAAAGATCATTCTTTCCATGAGCAAGATGGGACGAGCTAGAGGAAGGCTCATCGATCATTTTGCATGATAACGTAGGATGGAAACTGGTTTAATTAGTTTGGAGCCAGAATTTACCAACTTATCTATTCATCAGATGACTTAAACGGCGATAAATCTGTTCCGTTTCTTCTTTGCTGATGATGACCTGGTGTTCAGCCATACAATCATTGCCAGTTCGATTaaattatttttttgaatttgtgatGTATGTATAATGTAATCAGGATCACTGGCAAAACAATACTCTCAAGTTCGCAAATAAGTGGGTATAAGTGACATTTTGGATATAACCATCATTATATTTCAATAGAACGATAAAAAAAGGTGGAGTTTGGACCGTCAAAATTTAGGATATTTGAGCGGTACTAGTTTTAGGGCTGAAGTATACATATGTGAACAAATGTATAGGAATACAAGCAATTTTATCATTGAAAATGTTTAAGCCCGAAACATCCACATACAAAAAAAAAACCACGGTTATGTGGCAAGTATGATAGAAAAAACCTATGAATCTAGGACCAAGTCATCAGTTTTTAGAACCAACACATTCAAGAAGAAAACTACACACAATAATAACAAATACTTAAAATCAGTAATTTGGTTTCCATGAGCTCCATCCCACCCCACCGGCAACCTTGTGTACTAGTACATGCTTTTACTCAATCATATGAAATATGGTAATACTGCCAAAAAAAGAAGCATGAAAAATACAAGGTAGGGGAGCATCATTGATGATAATAAGGCGGCAATCTGAGAAGGAGATTGCACTTGGAGGAATGGAAGTGCCTACGATCTGAGAAGGAGTCTTCGGAAGTTTATTTAGATAAAAAAATTTATGAATATCGACCTTGCAAGTTGTGCCTTTGAGGGTGGACATACATGTACACTTTTTTTTTAAAACAACAATATGCCTTATTGATTCATTAAAAACAAACCAATTAATTGAAATACTTGAAATAGATACCACCAATAAATACCAGTAAAACTTGCATCAAGGCATCgagaaagaagaagaaaacaTAAAAAGATGAGCCATGAGAACAAAGGGATCCATGGAGCCGACCCTGATTACTCCATGAAGATATAGTTAGAAAAGCATTATTCCTTGTGGCGGAGCTCGCCAGGAAATCTGGGGGACAACCTAGAAAAAACCATGATCTGGCGGGGCAAAAAGCTCAAAAAAATCTACTATAAGCCTTATACACTTTTTTTCTTCACTAATTTTCTAAAAGTTTGGGGagggggtggccccctggcttctACATAGCTACGCCAGTGTTCCTAACCATGCCATCTCCAATCCCGATATGACTTTAAAGGATTTTTAAAACACATATTTGTGTAAGTTGTCACTAGGTATGATAAAATGctattttttctctttttgaaGGATTAACGAACTATTAATGATTGTAAGTTAATAACTCAAGTTCCAACTTACATACATGTCTCATCTATCACATTGTGATATCGTCATTGGTTCAACATAATTTTACGAAAATTGAGGATTCCAGAATTTTAGTTTGTAGGATTTCAAATCATGATAACTTTTCCCATACTCTCGTGAAATATTTATATCTGCTTTGAGACAATATTAAGTGTTTGTCAATCCATGCTTCTTGCAAATCAAAGTTGTTTATTTCTATACGTATTTCCATTGGTATCCATAGTCAGGAGCTGTTCGTCCGCCCCCAGGCGCCCCTCCTGCCATGCCCCGCTCCGGTGACGCCGCTGCCCCGCCAAGATAAGGAGAAATCGGTCCCTGAAGCCAGACGGAGTGCTCGCTTCATCAACAAGCCCAAAATGCATACTATGGACAAAGCCATTCAAGTTCTCAACTCCAAGATGGGAGTGGCCAGGGAAGGAGTGCCTTTGCTTCAGGCCAGAGAGGAGTACGTTGAAAAGTACAAAACCCAGCTCCCGACTTCGACGATCGACGCCCTCGCCAAGCTCTTCAAACTCAACATCCGCAGCATGACGGAAGCAGATGAAGCCCTCATTGCCATGGGTGGCCCAGGGGACAGCGACGCTGTGGTTCAAGACTTGGTCTTTTAGTCCCTTGTTGGTTTTGCCTTGCTCCCGCCTGTCTTCGAGTTCGTCGATCGTGAACCTTGTGTGTGGACACTTTGTTTCGCTTTATCGTCCTTGCTTTCTTCATCATGATAGGGCCTAATATTTCCATTGCGGACTGGAATACCCGTGGTTTGAATGATCAAGGCAGAAAAGACACTGTCCATGCTTTCCTTGCGGATACCTTATGTCATATCGCCTGCATCCAAGAAACCAAACTTGATCACCTTGACCAACAGACCGCCTCCTATATTGGGGGTTTCAGACTTCGGTCCTTCGCGCATCGCCCGGCCACTGGTACCCGAGGTGGCATCCTCTTACTCTGGAATGATGATCATGTGGAAGTCAGTAATGTGCACATCGGCACGCATCTCATCTCAGCTAAGGTCACTATTCGATTCTGCGGAACTTCCTTCAAATTAACCACTGTCTATGGTCCAAGTGATAATGCCGAGAAGGAAGAATTTCTTGCAGAGGCGACTGCTGAGAAACCGTCTGACGACTCTAAATGGCTCATTATCGGCGATTTCAACCTCATCTATCAAGCGGAAGACAAGAACAATGATAACCTAAACTTCCGGCTGATGGGTCTTTTTAGAAGGGCCCTGACTACATGTCAACTCAAGGAGTTGAAGCTTCAGAATAGGAATTTCACTTGGAGTAATGAAAGGGAGAACCCAACTTTGGTGCGTTTAGACCGGGCCTTCTGTAACGCCGATTGGGACTTGGTCTTCGAGAATCATGTGCTTCACGCTCTCTCGTCATCCCTCTCGGACCACTGCCCACTACTCCTCTCCAACCAAAGTGGGCCACGGAGGCCGCCTTCTTTCCGTTTCGAGTCTTTCTGGATCAAAATGCCGGGCTTCAATGAGACCGTCCAACTTGCGTGGTCGACACCCTCTTCTCACACACAGCCGGTACACAACCTTAATCACAAGCTCAAAGCTACTGCGTCTCGGCTAAAATCTTGGAGCAAAGGTCTCTTCTCCGATTGCAAACTCCAACTTCTCATGGCTTTGGATGTCATCTTGCAACTGGATGTTGCCCAGGAGACCCGAACCCTCTCCCCGGAAGAGCGAGGTCTCCGCGCTGACCTCAAAAGAAGGGTTAAAGGTCTAGCAGCTCTAGAACGGTCCCGCAAACGACAAGCTTCCAGGATTAGATACCTTCGTGAAGGCGACGCTAACACAAAGTTTTTTCACCTTCGCATCAATGCAAGGAAGCGCAAGAACCACATCATTAGACTCAAACTTAATGATGGTTGGGCTACAACTCATGATGAAAAGGACAAGTTGATCTTCGATCATTTCTCCAGTACCCTGGGCCGACCCCCTCCACGACAGCTGGACTTCAATTGGGACGCTTTAAATCCCACGGTCCATCCCCTTGAAGACTTGGGCCTTCCTTTCTCCGAGTTTGAGATAAAAGAGGCCATAGACGACATGCCAATAGATAAGGCCCCGGGACCTGATGGTTTCTCTATGGCTTTCTTCCGCTCCTGCTGGGATATTATAAAGGACGACCTTATGGGTACTATAAATGCCTTTTCTGAGCTCTCAGCGCAGAACTTTCACGTCATCAACACCGCAAATTTGGTGCTTCTACCGAAGAAGGATGGCGCTGATTCCATTACCGACTTTCGGCCAATTAGCCTTATTCATGTGGTCCCAAAGATTATCGCCAAAGCTATGGCACGTCGGCTCAGCCCCAAGATGAATGAGATCATATCCCGCAGCCAAAGTGCTTTCATCAAGAATAGAACTATCCACGACAATTTCATGTACGTCAGAAACACGGCCCGGAAGCTTCACCGCAGCAAAACGCCATCCCTtctcatcaagctggacatcgccAAGGCTTTTGATTCTGTTCGATGGGATTACATGCTTGACCTCCTGCAGCGCCTTGGGTTCCCCCAGAGATGGCGTGCCCTTATAACTACTTTGTTCTCCACGGCCTCCTCCAGGGTGCTTCTCAATGGGATTCCGGGAAAGAGCATCTCTCATGGACGCGGCCTCAGACAAGGAAACCCCCTCTCGCCTCTTCTGTTTGATATTGCCATTGACCCACTTCAGAAAATTTTGGATGAGGCAACGAATTCCGGGCTTCTTCATGCTATGCTGCGCGGTTTAGAGGGTCCCCGGGTCTCTCTCTATGCGGATGACGCGGCCATCTTCTTGACCCCTACAGAACATGACTTATCGGGGCTTGCCAATATCCTTCGCCAGTTTGGAGAAGTCACGGGCATGGTGACTAACGTGATGAAAAGTTCCATTGCTCCTATCCAATGTGCAAATATGGACCTATCGGAAATCCTGACAAACTTCCCAGCGGCGATGGCCTCTTTTCCCATAAAATATTTGGGTTTGCCTCTTTCCCTTGGACGACTCAAGAGGGCTGATCTACAGCCATACATTGACAAAGCGGTGGCACGTCTAAACCCTTGGAAAGGCAGGTTCCTTAATCGTGCTGGCTGCACCGCTCTTGTTAAATCGGTGCTTTCTTCTATGCCTATTTTCCTGCTTACGGCCCTAAAGGCAGACAAGGGCATCTTAAAGGCGTTTGCGAAGATTAGTCGTGGCATGCTATGGGCATGCAAGGAGGCGGTTAGTGGGGAGAAATGCAAGGTTAACTGGCAAAAAGTTTCTCGCCCCAAGGAGCTAGGCGGTCTTGGAATACTagacttggaaaaattttctcgtGCCCTGAGGCTTCGATGGCTTTGGTATGAATGGACGGCACCGGAAAAACCTTGGGTTGGCTCGGAAACGCCTAATGACGCCTCTGATCTGGATCTCTTCAACGCTGCAACGCGGGTCACCATAGGCGATGGAGAAAaagcctccttctggtcttcttccTGGCTTAACGGCGCCCCACCTAAGGACCTCGCTCCTCTGATTTTTTCGGCGTCCAAAAGGAAGAATCGGACCGTGCGTGATGCCCTTGATAATCAAAATTGGGTGGCTGACATTGCGGTTCAGGCCTTCACCGTGGACCATATGGAGCAATATATCCGCCTCTGGGAGCTTGTCTCGAACGTCAATCTAACTCCTGGAACTGATGACTCCATCGTCTGGACGCTGACTCCCAATGGATGCTATTCGGCCAAATCCGCCTACAAGGCTCAGTTCATGGCAGCTTTACCCTGCCCTTTCGGCAACATCGTCTGGAAGACTTGGGCTCCCCCGAAATGTCGTTTCTTCGCATGGCTTGCCGTCCAAAATCGCCTATGGACCGCTGATCGTCTTGCCAAAAGAGGCTGGCCGCACCCTACTACTTGCCAGCTTTGTAGATGTTGCCCGGAAACGGCCCGGCACCTCCTTTTTGAGTGTCGCTTCTCCAAGAGAATATGGAATGCAGCGGCTTCGTGGCTATCTTGCCCGGACCTTATCCGCTGTCTCGGCACAGGGAGACCTAAGGTGCTGGAGTACTGGCAAGCCATCGCCAGAACCCCCACCTCCTCTACCAAAGGTCTTCGAACTGCAATCGTGCTGATCGCCTGGGAGATTTGGAAGGAGCGAAATGAGCGTGTTTTCAACAATAAATCCTCCTTACCCTCGGAGATCATGCGCAGAATCAGGGAGGAGGGCAAGGACTGGATCCTTGCCGGTGCAAAAGGTCTAGCAGAGCTCGTGGACTGACCGTGTTGTACTGTTTCGGGGGAGGGGGGTACGTTTCTTTCCCCCTTCCCCCCTcatcttttttattttcatggctCTTGCCATCCCCTTGTTTGCTTCTCCTATATTAATATAAGGCAAAAGCTTTTTttgcccgtttcaaaaaaaaaatattttctCTAGAGTGGAGGATAGCCCGTTGCCTATGTATGGATTGAGGATGGCGTCGATCTTTTATTGCATTTTCTAATTGAAACTAATTACACAAGTATCGAAGGAAAAAAATAAACGGATCACTAGCTCACCTAGTCGCAAATAGAGATAACATTGAACACATATGACACACATATCCTATTACTGGACCAACATCCATATCGGTTGAACAAACCCCATGCTACCATCTCCAAGTGGCTGCACCCATAGTCCAAAAGCACTTTCCACACACTAAAGTGATGGCCACATACAAATCCAATGCCTAGCAATATATATGACCTGCATAAAAAATATGACACTAACATTGTTATAAACCCACAACATAAGACACAAATCCATACCCGAATTTGAACTTTTATCTTCCGTACTACCAGAAGTCCGCTCCCAAACACATCTGATATACTAGTCGACGAAGATAAATTTAAGGCAGCATGCACACTTTGCCACACCAAAAATGCAAAAGGACATGTTATAATACCCGTGATCATATAAATAACATATTTTTGCACCATTTCAACTATCACGAGCCAAATTATCTTTTGTTGGAATTACTCCTTTACATAGGCCAGACAAATATTTTTGATTTAAAATGGGTCCATGAGTTTCCAAATGAATATCCAATGATAATTCTGCTTTTCACCAAATCAACATATATGGAATTGACTGAAAACACCCCCGACTCGTGCAATTTCTAGTGGAACACATCTGGTTCATGTGACATGTTAACCTAATGTTCAACGGAACCCCGCCAA
It includes:
- the LOC127348692 gene encoding aldehyde oxidase GLOX-like, which produces MPTPRPFLPLLLLITSFVANAGADATAWQLEPAQPTPPAALAGEWRLLHANIGVSAMHMQLLPEDFVLMFDRTDSGPSNISLSDPGPCAAAAAVPNATAAPADCTAHSVLLDLRSNALHPYPLATNPWCSSAALLPNGTLLQTGGFSNGDRIARLFSPTSGWVDLPDFLAARRWYATDILLADGRVLILGGRRQFNFEFFPHDVDATPPLTFFPFLDETTEVDAENNLYPFLHLLPDGTVFAFANDRAVVFDPYNRAPLRRLPTIPGGVPRNYPSSGSSVLLPLRPEYPTHAEVLVCGGAPRGSYQLALRNGTFLPAERTCGRIAPTDANPVWAMEEMPLPRIMGDMVLLPTGDVLIVNGAAAGTAGWELGREPVMYPVLYRPDTQIGSRFEVLAASTVPRMYHSSATLDTYGRVLVGGSNPHIGYVFSNVTYPTELSLEAFLPPYLDARLDAVRPRVLAAPAEVGYGETTAVRFEVPGGALAGGGPEDQVVRVTAVAPAFATHSFGMNQRVVGLSVARVSQLDIGVYEVEVAAPPSPGVAPPGYYLWFVVHAGVPSSAAWVRLRPLGAAT